From a single Brassica oleracea var. oleracea cultivar TO1000 chromosome C5, BOL, whole genome shotgun sequence genomic region:
- the LOC106293028 gene encoding transcription factor MYB51 isoform X1 — MVRTPCCKPELGLKKGAWTPEEDQKLISYLNNHGEGGWRTLPEKAGLKRCGKSCRLRWANYLRPDIKRGEFTEDEELSIISLHALHGNKWSDIARGLPGRTDNEIKNYWNTHIKKRLIKKGVDPVTHKSLISETSKSENLPEILNNQNIIQRTISSNDDLGNNEKVKNEDKKSRLSSARFLNKVANRVGKKINQSVLSEIIGSGGPLTTTTSVTVDSISDKSMNFSFTPTSYPLNQMTVNDNGNATSPPSMFSDSSVNDPLMYRSVDNIGFPGFLNEQHVMMLEESCVENTKFMNELTRFLQEDVNNDVEVTPVYEYQDDFEEIGNYFA; from the exons ATGGTGCGGACACCATGTTGCAAACCTGAATTAGGGTTAAAGAAAGGAGCTTGGACTCCCGAGGAAGATCAGAAGCTTATCTCCTACCTTAACAATCACGGTGAAGGTGGATGGCGAACTCTACCCGAAAAAGCTG GACTGAAGAGATGTGGCAAAAGCTGCAGACTGAGGTGGGCCAATTATCTAAGACCTGACATCAAAAGAGGAGAGTTCACTGAAGATGAAGAACTTTCTATCATCTCTCTTCACGCCCTTCACGGCAACAA ATGGTCTGATATAGCTCGTGGATTACCGGGAAGAACCGATAACGAAATCAAGAACTACTGGAACACTCATATAAAAAAACGTTTGATCAAGAAAGGTGTCGACCCGGTTACACACAAGAGTTTGATCTCCGAAACCAGCAAATCAGAAAACCTCCCGGAGATTCTGAATAATCAAAACATTATTCAGAGAACTATATCGAGTAACGATGATCTTGGTAATAATGAGAAGGTCAAGAATGAAGACAAGAAGTCAAGATTATCATCAGCTAGGTTCTTGAACAAGGTAGCAAATAGGGTTGGAAAGAAAATCAATCAGAGTGTTCTCTCGGAGATTATCGGAAGTGGTGGCCCACTCACTACTACTACAAGTGTCACCGTTGACTCTATATCAGATAAGTCAATGAATTTTTCCTTCACACCAACTTCGTATCCTCTCAACCAGATGACCGTTAATGATAACGGTAACGCTACGTCGCCTCCATCCATGTTCTCTGATTCCTCCGTTAACGATCCTTTAATGTACCGTAGTGTTGATAATATCGGATTCCCAGGGTTTCTGAATGAGCAACATGTCATGATGTTGGAAGAGTCTTGTGTTGAGAACACTAAGTTCATGAATGAACTTACGAGGTTTCTTCAGGAGGATGTGAACAATGACGTCGAGGTGACGCCGGTCTATGAATATCAAGACGATTTCGAAGAGATTGGTAACTATTTTGCATGA
- the LOC106344091 gene encoding kinesin-like protein KIF19 has product MPVSTRSKAMTSHEQSRRQEYTNPHQGLKEKMRALTLLYEQQKRASFSLRNNPNHLAQDLRFKPHDVLDSCKKGDKDPNFADDETKENNNVADADRVFGTNTAPVKSSTVIRKLSMGNGAEKGENFEACGGSRIMVFVRLRPMGKKERENGSRCCVKVLNKRDVYLTEFTNDNDYLRLKRLRVRHFTFDSSFPETTTQREVYSTTTGDLLEAVLEGRNGSVFCYGATGAGKTYTMLGTMENPGVMVLAIKDLFAKVRERSLDGNHTVHLSYLEVYNETVRDLLSPGRPLILREDKQGIVAAGLTQYRAYSTDEVMALLQRGNQNRTTEPTRCNETSSRSHAILQVVVEYKTRDGSKNIISRVGKLSLIDLAGSERAIATDQRTLRSLEGANINRSLLALSSCINALVEGKKHIPYRNSKLTQLLKDSLGGLCNTVMIANISPSNHSFGETQNTLHWADRAKEIRVKGCEVNEEVVVQVSEGPDQAKLVLELQEENRELRVKLAEQQQKVLTLEAETLAAANNNISPTPPSISSLMTPPSALTAQQKKKPRHSLLSGTCFTPESSKRRKAEDAVKELQLTVKALKMEMERMKREHVVQMKKQKEELMKELCSKKSEKTPERGKETTTTRRIVTRGSLRPKEREKELIKSPSHRFASPAAAAKKRSFWDITVANSPSLDRRKTRSHVLPVNQEAPSMLLQPGFARPRTTTTTHMKH; this is encoded by the exons ATGCCTGTATCGACCCGATCGAAGGCGATGACGAGTCACGAGCAAAGCAGGAGGCAAGAATACACGAATCCACATCAAGGGCTCAAGGAAAAGATGAGAGCTTTGACTCTCTTGTACGAGCAGCAAAAGCGAGCCTCTTTCTCTCTCAGAAACAACCCTAACCATCTAGCCCAAGATCTGAGGTTTAAGCCTCACGACGTGCTCGATTCTTGCAAGAAAGGAGATAAAGATCCAAACTTTGCCGACGATGAGACCAAAGAGAACAACAATGTAGCCGACGCAGATCGGGTTTTTGGTACCAACACGGCCCCGGTTAAGTCTTCTACTGTGATAAGAAAGCTCTCGATGGGTAACGGAGCTGAGAAAGGTGAAAACTTTGAGGCTTGTGGTGGGAGTAGGATCATGGTGTTTGTAAGGCTTAGACCTATGGGGAAGAAGGAAAGAGAGAACGGGTCAAGATGCTGCGTCAAGGTTTTGAACAAAAGAGATGTTTATCTAACGGAGTTTACTAACGATAACGATTACTTAAGGCTTAAACGGCTCCGTGTTCGTCATTTCACTTTTGATTCTTCTTTTCCTGAGACCACAACACAACGAGAAGTCTACTCCACCAC AACAGGAGATCTGTTGGAAGCAGTGCTTGAAGGAAGGAACGGTTCTGTGTTCTGCTACGGTGCTACGGGAGCAGGCAAGACTTATACAATGCTGGGGACTATGGAGAATCCAGGTGTGATGGTTTTAGCGATTAAAGATTTGTTTGCTAAGGTTAGAGAGAGGAGCTTAGATGGGAACCATACTGTTCATCTCTCTTATCTTGAAGTCTATAACGAAACCGTTAGAGATTTGCTTTCTCCTGGTAGACCTCTCATCCTCCGTGAAGATAAACAG GGAATTGTGGCAGCTGGTCTCACTCAATATAGAGCTTATTCCACAGATGAG GTTATGGCTTTGCTCCAAAGGGGAAACCAAAACAGAACCACTGAGCCTACTCGTTGCAATGAGACATCTTCACGCTCACACGCCATCCTTCAG GTTGTAGTGGAGTATAAGACTAGAGATGGTTCCAAGAATATCATCAGCCGAGTTGGGAAGCTATCCCTCATTGATCTCGCTGGATCAGAAAGAGCGATAGCTACTGATCAAAGGACGCTTAGATCTCTCGAAGGAGCCAACATAAACAGATCGCTTCTTGCGTTAAGCAGCTGCATCAACGCGCTTGTGGAAGGGAAGAAACATATTCCTTACAGAAACTCAAAGCTGACGCAGCTGCTGAAAGACTCGCTAGGCGGTTTGTGTAACACGGTGATGATTGCTAACATAAGTCCAAGCAATCATTCTTTCGGTGAGACGCAGAACACTCTCCATTGGGCAGATCGAGCCAAGGAGATTCGTGTGAAGGGATGTGAAGTGAATGAAGAGGTGGTGGTTCAAGTGAGTGAAGGGCCTGATCAGGCCAAGCTAGTGCTGGAGCTTCAGGAAGAGAACCGTGAGCTGCGTGTAAAGCTAGCGGAACAGCAGCAGAAGGTTTTGACTCTTGAAGCAGAGACCTTAGCAGCTGCTAACAACAACATATCTCCAACACCTCCATCAATCTCATCTCTAATGACTCCACCGTCTGCATTAACAGCGCAACAGAAGAAGAAACCGAGGCACTCGTTGTTGTCAGGAACATGCTTCACACCAGAATCATCCAAAAGGAGAAAAGCAGAAGATGCAGTGAAGGAGCTTCAGCTGACTGTCAAGGCGTTGAAGATGGAGATGGAGAGAATGAAGAGGGAACATGTGGTGCAGATGAAGAAGCAAAAGGAAGAGCTGATGAAAGAACTGTGTAGTAAAAAGAGCGAGAAAACTCCAGAGAGAGGCAAAGAGACAACAACAACAAGGAGGATTGTGACGAGAGGGAGCTTGAGACCAAAGGAGAGAGAGAAGGAGCTGATAAAAAGTCCTAGTCACAGGTTTGCATCTCCAGCTGCAGCAGCTAAAAAGAGAAGCTTCTGGGACATAACGGTAGCTAATAGTCCTTCGTTGGATAGAAGGAAAACGAGAAGCCATGTTCTTCCTGTTAATCAAGAAGCTCCTTCGATGCTGCTTCAG CCGGGGTTTGCTCGTCCAAGGACAACAACAACAACACACATGAAGCATTAA
- the LOC106343839 gene encoding cytosolic sulfotransferase 17 codes for MESKSENDVVASPPSEFEKNQKHYQETIATLPHQNGWRPKDPFVEYGGHWWLQPLLEGLLHAQNFFKARPNDFFVCSYPKTGTTWLKALTFAIANRSKFDDSTNPLLKRNPHEFVPYIEIDFPFFPSVDVLKDQGNTLFSTHIPYNLLPESILKAGCKMVYIWRDPKDTFVSMWTFAHKERSQQGDLVGIEEAFDKYCQGLSVYGPYLDHVLGYWKAHEANPEQILFLKYETMRGDPLPYVKRLAEFMGYGFTEEEEEGGVVERVVKLCSFETLKNLEANKGEKDREDRPAVYANSAYFRKGKVGDWENYLTPEMVARIDGLMEEKFRGTGFLASSP; via the coding sequence ATGGAATCCAAATCCGAAAACGACGTCGTTGCATCCCCACCCTCAGAGTTCGAGAAGAACCAGAAACATTACCAAGAAACCATCGCCACGCTTCCTCACCAAAACGGCTGGCGACCAAAAGACCCTTTCGTCGAGTACGGCGGCCACTGGTGGCTCCAACCTCTCCTCGAAGGCCTTCTCCACGCCCAAAACTTCTTCAAAGCTCGGCCCAACGACTTCTTCGTCTGCAGCTACCCCAAAACCGGCACCACGTGGCTCAAAGCCCTAACCTTCGCGATCGCGAACCGCTCCAAGTTCGACGACTCAACGAACCCTCTCCTCAAACGCAACCCGCACGAGTTCGTGCCTTACATCGAGATCGACTTCCCGTTCTTCCCGAGCGTGGACGTCCTCAAGGACCAAGGCAACACGCTCTTCTCCACTCACATCCCTTATAATCTCTTGCCTGAATCGATCTTGAAGGCTGGTTGTAAGATGGTTTACATTTGGAGAGACCCCAAGGACACGTTTGTCTCCATGTGGACGTTCGCTCACAAGGAGAGGTCGCAGCAGGGAGATCTCGTCGGCATCGAGGAGGCTTTTGATAAATATTGCCAAGGCTTGTCTGTGTACGGGCCTTATCTAGATCATGTTTTGGGCTACTGGAAGGCCCACGAAGCGAACCCGGAGCAGATTTTGTTTTTGAAGTACGAGACGATGAGGGGCGACCCGTTGCCGTATGTGAAGAGGTTAGCTGAGTTTATGGGGTATGGGTTCACAGAGGAGGAAGAGGAAGGAGGGGTTGTGGAGAGGGTCGTGAAGCTTTGTAGCTTTGAGACTTTGAAGAATCTTGAAGCTAATAAAGGGGAGAAAGATAGGGAGGATCGTCCTGCTGTGTATGCGAACAGTGCTTATTTTAGGAAAGGGAAGGTTGGGGACTGGGAGAATTATTTGACGCCGGAGATGGTGGCTCGTATTGATGGTTTGATGGAGGAGAAGTTTAGAGGAACTGGCTTTCTTGCTTCATCACCATGA
- the LOC106293028 gene encoding transcription factor MYB51 isoform X2, with protein sequence MVRTPCCKPELGLKKGAWTPEEDQKLISYLNNHGEGGWRTLPEKAGLKRCGKSCRLRWANYLRPDIKRGEFTEDEELSIISLHALHGNKWSDIARGLPGRTDNEIKNYWNTHIKKRLIKKGVDPVTHKSLISETSKSENLPEILNNQNIIQRTISSNDDLGNNEKVKNEDKKSRLSSARFLNKVANRVGKKINQSVLSEIIGSGGPLTTTTSVTVDSISDKSMNFSFTPTSYPLNQMTVNDNGNATSPPSMFSDSSVNDPLMYRSVDNIGFPGFLNEQHFMNELTRFLQEDVNNDVEVTPVYEYQDDFEEIGNYFA encoded by the exons ATGGTGCGGACACCATGTTGCAAACCTGAATTAGGGTTAAAGAAAGGAGCTTGGACTCCCGAGGAAGATCAGAAGCTTATCTCCTACCTTAACAATCACGGTGAAGGTGGATGGCGAACTCTACCCGAAAAAGCTG GACTGAAGAGATGTGGCAAAAGCTGCAGACTGAGGTGGGCCAATTATCTAAGACCTGACATCAAAAGAGGAGAGTTCACTGAAGATGAAGAACTTTCTATCATCTCTCTTCACGCCCTTCACGGCAACAA ATGGTCTGATATAGCTCGTGGATTACCGGGAAGAACCGATAACGAAATCAAGAACTACTGGAACACTCATATAAAAAAACGTTTGATCAAGAAAGGTGTCGACCCGGTTACACACAAGAGTTTGATCTCCGAAACCAGCAAATCAGAAAACCTCCCGGAGATTCTGAATAATCAAAACATTATTCAGAGAACTATATCGAGTAACGATGATCTTGGTAATAATGAGAAGGTCAAGAATGAAGACAAGAAGTCAAGATTATCATCAGCTAGGTTCTTGAACAAGGTAGCAAATAGGGTTGGAAAGAAAATCAATCAGAGTGTTCTCTCGGAGATTATCGGAAGTGGTGGCCCACTCACTACTACTACAAGTGTCACCGTTGACTCTATATCAGATAAGTCAATGAATTTTTCCTTCACACCAACTTCGTATCCTCTCAACCAGATGACCGTTAATGATAACGGTAACGCTACGTCGCCTCCATCCATGTTCTCTGATTCCTCCGTTAACGATCCTTTAATGTACCGTAGTGTTGATAATATCGGATTCCCAGGGTTTCTGAATGAGCAACAT TTCATGAATGAACTTACGAGGTTTCTTCAGGAGGATGTGAACAATGACGTCGAGGTGACGCCGGTCTATGAATATCAAGACGATTTCGAAGAGATTGGTAACTATTTTGCATGA
- the LOC106343301 gene encoding probable galacturonosyltransferase 11 produces the protein MRRRRVVRRRLLSWIWLLLASFSLAGLVLFIVQQQDPSQLILERDTRTENVSLPHLNFTEEVTSASSFARQLGEQMTLAKAYVFIAKEHNHLHLAWELTSKIRSCQLLLSKAAMRGQPISLDEAKPIVTGLSTLIYKAQDAHYDIATTMMTMKSHIQSLEERASAATVQTTLFAQSLAEALPKSLHCLMVKLTSDWLTEPPSRRGLAEDSPRLVDNNLSHFCIFTDNVIAASVVVNSTVSNADHPKQLVFHIVTNRVSYKAMQAWFLSNDFKGSAIEIRSVEEFSWLNASYSPVVKQLLDTDSRAYYFGDQTSQETSPEPKVRNPKYLSLLNHLRFYIPEVYPQLEKIVFLDDDVVVQKDLTPLFSLDLHGNVNGAVETCLEAFHRYYKYLNFSNSLISSKFDPQACGWAFGMNVFDLIAWRKANVTARYHYWQEQNSERTLWKLGTLPPGLLAFYGLTEPLDRRWHVLGLGYDVNIDNRLIETAAVIHYNGNMKPWLKLAIGRYKPFWLRFLNSSHPYLQDCVTA, from the exons ATGAGGAGGCGGAGGGTAGTTAGAAGGAGACTGTTGAGTTGGATATGGCTTCTCCTTGCTTCTTTCTCTCTCGCTGGATTGGTTCTCTTCATCGTTCAGCAACAAGATCCATCTCAGCTTATACTT GAAAGAGACACAAGAACCGAGAACGTATCTCTTCCCCACTTAAACTTCACGGAAGAGGTAACAAGTGCTTCCTCGTTCGCTCGGCAGTTAGGAGAGCAAATGACGCTTGCCAAGGCTTATGTTTTTATAGCCAAAGAGCACAACCATCTCCACTTAGCTTGGGAGCTGACTTCTAAGATCAGAAGCTGTCAGCTTCTGCTCTCAAAAGCAGCGATGAGAGGTCAACCCATTTCACTAGACGAAGCAAAACCCATCGTTACGGGCCTTTCAACTCTTATCTACAAGGCGCAAGACGCGCATTACGACATAGCCACCACAATGATGACCATGAAATCTCACATCCAATCCCTTGAAGAGCGCGCAAGCGCAGCTACTGTTCAAACCACACTATTTGCGCAATCGCTTGCAGAGGCGTTACCAAAGAGCCTCCACTGTTTGATGGTCAAGCTCACATCTGATTGGCTAACTGAGCCGCCATCACGCCGTGGACTAGCGGAGGACTCACCTAGACTTGTTGACAACAACCTCTCCCATTTCTGCATCTTTACTGATAACGTTATAGCCGCCTCTGTTGTTGTTAATTCAACCGTCTCTAACGCTGATCATCCGAAGCAGCTTGTTTTCCACATTGTGACGAATCGAGTGAGCTACAAAGCTATGCAGGCTTGGTTTCTAAGTAACGACTTCAAGGGCTCAGCGATAGAGATCAGGAGCGTTGAAGAGTTTTCTTGGCTGAATGCTTCGTATTCTCCTGTTGTTAAGCAGCTTCTGGATACAGATTCAAGAGCTTACTACTTCGGAGACCAGACGAGCCAAGAAACGAGTCCTGAACCCAAAGTGAGGAACCCGAAGTACTTATCATTACTAAACCATCTCAGATTCTACATCCCCGAGGTCTATCCGCAGCTAGAGAAGATCGTGTTCCTAGACGACGATGTTGTCGTTCAGAAAGATTTGACTCCACTCTTCTCCTTGGATCTTCACGGAAACGTCAACGGAGCTGTGGAGACGTGTCTTGAAGCCTTCCACCGTTATTACAAGTATCTAAACTTCTCCAACTCGCTCATCAGCTCAAAGTTCGACCCACAAGCATGCGGATGGGCTTTTGGTATGAACGTTTTCGACTTGATCGCTTGGAGGAAAGCGAATGTGACTGCTAGGTACCACTACTGGCAAGAGCAGAACTCAGAACGAACGCTTTGGAAGCTGGGGACTCTCCCTCCAGGTCTATTGGCTTTCTATGGTCTCACTGAACCGCTAGACAGAAGATGGCATGTCTTAGGTTTAGGTTACGATGTGAACATTGATAACCGTTTGATCGAAACGGCTGCTGTGATTCACTATAATGGTAACATGAAACCTTGGCTGAAGCTGGCTATAGGTAGGTATAAACCGTTCTGGTTAAGGTTTTTGAACTCGAGCCATCCTTATTTACAAGATTGTGTCACAGCTTAA
- the LOC106292543 gene encoding 60S ribosomal protein L6-1, with protein MPAAKQRTPKVSRNPDLIRGVGKYSRSQMYHKRGLWAIKAKNGGVFPRHDAKSKVAAPVEKPAKFYPAEDVKKPLANRRKPKPTKLKASITPGTVLIILAGRFKGKRVVFLKQLSSGLLLVTGPFKINGVPLRRVNQSYVIGTSTKVDISGVSIEKFDDKYFGKVAEKKTKKGEGEFFEADKEVKKEIPQEKKEDQKTVDAALIKVIEAVPELKTYLGARFSLSQGMKPHELVF; from the exons ATGCCGGCGGCGAAGCAGAGGACCCCGAAAGTAAGCCGAAACCCTGATCTGATCAGGGGTGTAGGCAAGTACTCTCGCTCGCAAATGTACCACAAGAGAGGTTTGTGGGCAATCAAGGCCAAGAACGGCGGCGTTTTCCCTCGTCACGACGCTAAGTCCAAGGTTGCAGCTCCCGTTGAGAAGCCGGCTAAGTTTTATCCGGCTGAAGACGTTAAGAAGCCGCTCGCTAACAGACGCAAACCTAAGCCTACCAAGCTCAA AGCAAGCATAACTCCAGGAACTGTGTTGATCATCCTTGCTGGTAGATTCAAGGGAAAGAGAGTTGTCTTCCTCAAGCAACTCTCTTCTGGTTTGCTTTTGGTTACAG GACCATTCAAGATCAATGGTGTGCCATTGAGACGTGTTAACCAGTCTTATGTGATTGGAACCTCCACCAAGGTTGACATTTCTGGAGTCAGCATTGAAAAGTTCGATGACAAGTACTTCGGGAAGGTTGCTGAGAAGAAAACCAAGAAAGGAGAAGGCGAGTTCTTTGAAGCAGATAAAGAG GTGAAGAAAGAGATCCCACAGGAGAAGAAGGAAGATCAGAAAACAGTTGACGCAGCCCTGATTAAAGTCATTGAAGCAGTGCCGGAGCTCAAGACTTACCTCGGAGCCAGATTCTCATTGTCACAAGGAATGAAACCCCATGAGCTTGTTTTCTAG
- the LOC106294024 gene encoding tetraspanin-11 — protein sequence MFRVSNFVVGLANTLVMLVGVSAIGYSIYMFAHQDVTDCESAIRAPLLTTGIVLFLVSLIGVIGSCFKENLAMVSYLIILFAGIAALIVFSVFLFFVTNKGAGHVVSGRGYREYKTVDFSTWLNSFVGGKRWVGIRSCLAEASVCDDLSDGRVSQIADAFYHKNLSPIQSGCCKPPSDCNFTFRNATFWIPPAKNETAVATNNDDCGAWSNVQTELCFNCNACKAGVLANIREKWRHLLVFNICLLIFLITVYSCGCCARRNN from the exons ATGTTTAGAGTAAGCAATTTCGTGGTGGGTTTAGCCAACACGTTGGTGATGTTAGTGGGCGTATCAGCCATAGGCTACTCCATTTACATGTTCGCTCACCAAGACGTGACCGACTGTGAATCAGCGATACGTGCACCACTCCTCACGACCGGAATCGTCCTCTTCTTGGTGTCTTTAATCGGAGTGATAGGATCTTGCTTCAAGGAGAATCTTGCCATGGTCTCCTACTTGATCATATTGTTTGCGGGCATTGCTGCGTTGATAGTTTTCTCGGTGTTTCTCTTCTTTGTGACGAACAAAGGAGCCGGTCATGTGGTGTCTGGTCGAGGGTATAGAGAATACAAGACGGTTGATTTCTCGACTTGGCTTAACAGTTTTGTTGGTGGGAAGAGATGGGTTGGTATAAGGTCTTGTCTGGCTGAGGCTAGCGTTTGTGATGATTTGAGTGATGGTCGCGTTAGTCAGATCGCTGATGCGTTTTATCACAAGAACTTGTCTCCCATCCAG TCGGGTTGTTGTAAGCCACCGTCGGATTGCAACTTTACGTTCAGAAACGCGACGTTTTGGATACCACCGGCCAAAAACGAAACGGCGGTTGCGACCAATAACGACGACTGCGGTGCGTGGAGTAACGTGCAAACGGAGTTGTGCTTTAACTGCAACGCATGCAAAGCGGGTGTGTTAGCGAATATAAGAGAGAAGTGGAGGCATCTTCTTGTTTTCAACATCTGTCTCCTCATCTTCCTCATCACCGTCTATTCTTGCGGTTGCTGTGCTCGTCGTAACAATTAA
- the LOC106294278 gene encoding probable calcium-binding protein CML15 — translation MEGQLRQLQDIFNRFDMDGDGSLTILELAALLRSLGLKPSGDQIHLLLASMDANGNGFVEFDELVGAILPDLNEEVLINSEQLMNIFKSFDRDGNGFISAAELAGAMAKMGQPLTYRELREMIQEADTNGDGVISFGEFASIMAKSAVEYFGLKINS, via the coding sequence ATGGAAGGTCAGCTAAGACAATTACAAGACATATTCAACCGGTTCGACATGGACGGAGATGGAAGCCTAACCATCTTAGAACTCGCGGCGCTTCTCCGGTCCCTTGGTCTGAAACCTTCAGGCGACCAAATCCACCTTTTGTTAGCAAGTATGGACGCAAACGGCAACGGTTTCGTCGAGTTTGATGAGCTTGTAGGAGCCATTCTTCCTGACCTGAACGAAGAGGTCCTTATCAACTCCGAGCAGTTGATGAACATTTTCAAATCGTTTGATAGAGATGGTAATGGATTCATCAGCGCGGCTGAATTGGCTGGAGCCATGGCTAAGATGGGACAACCATTGACGTATAGAGAACTAAGGGAGATGATCCAAGAAGCGGATACAAACGGTGATGGTGTTATAAGCTTTGGTGAATTTGCTTCAATTATGGCTAAATCTGCTGTTGAATATTTCGGTTTAAAGATTAATTCATGA
- the LOC106295220 gene encoding tetraspanin-16, translating into MSELRTGFLTMATIVLICLGLTMTGTGLYHKKIVSKCIGESDGSFVFIGLLLLVFPQFGLYAICLRSKRIFTFYIYVMMFVFIVLSGYSLKCFIYNTTFGIAKNPSQETRTVKQLVGRLVPAEKLAGVTDCIIHNHDCNFNASLNSNVWKFCCAQPPGCGEMTMFGAPGEWSWKRQHVENKVPEECAYDYCLSCRGCQLSILKAIVHQWKYLSIFAYPSLFLVCLSLVIAKFILDTFDEPNDYRGSYS; encoded by the exons ATGTCGGAGCTACGAACCGGGTTCCTAACAATGGCGACTATAGTTCTTATATGCCTAGGTTTAACGATGACGGGAACAGGTTTATATCACAAGAAAATAGTCTCAAAATGCATCGGAGAAAGCGATGGCAGTTTCGTCTTCATTGGCCTGCTCTTGCTTGTGTTTCCTCAGTTTGGTCTTTATGCAATCTGTCTTCGATCAAAACGTATCTTCACCTTTTACATCTACGTGATGATGTTCGTCTTCATTGTCCTTAGTGGCTACTCTTTAAAATGCTTCATCTACAACACAACTTTTGGTATCGCCAAGAATCCTTCCCAGGAAACCAGGACCGTCAAGCAGTTGGTAGGGCGTTTAGTCCCTGCAGAAAAACTCGCTGGAGTCACCGACTGTATCATTCATAATCACGATTGCAACTTCAACGCCAGCCTAAACAGCAATGTCTGG AAGTTTTGCTGCGCGCAACCACCAGGATGTGGAGAGATGACAATGTTCGGTGCACCAGGAGAATGGAGTTGGAAACGGCAACACGTAGAGAACAAAGTCCCTGAAGAATGTGCTTACGATTACTGTCTTAGTTGCAGAGGCTGTCAGCTCAGCATCTTGAAAGCCATTGTTCATCAATGGAAGTATCTCTCCATCTTCGCTTACCCTTCACTCTTTCTCGTTTGTCTCAGCCTCGTCATTGCCAAGTTCATTCTTGACACGTTCGATGAACCCAATGATTATCGTGGCTCTTATTCTTGA
- the LOC106293028 gene encoding transcription factor MYB51 isoform X3, translated as MVRTPCCKPELGLKKGAWTPEEDQKLISYLNNHGEGGWRTLPEKAGLKRCGKSCRLRWANYLRPDIKRGEFTEDEELSIISLHALHGNKWSDIARGLPGRTDNEIKNYWNTHIKKRLIKKGVDPVTHKSLISETSKSENLPEILNNQNIIQRTISSNDDLGNNEKVKNEDKKSRLSSARFLNKVANRVGKKINQSVLSEIIGSGGPLTTTTSVTVDSISDKSMNFSFTPTSYPLNQMTVNDNGFLNEQHVMMLEESCVENTKFMNELTRFLQEDVNNDVEVTPVYEYQDDFEEIGNYFA; from the exons ATGGTGCGGACACCATGTTGCAAACCTGAATTAGGGTTAAAGAAAGGAGCTTGGACTCCCGAGGAAGATCAGAAGCTTATCTCCTACCTTAACAATCACGGTGAAGGTGGATGGCGAACTCTACCCGAAAAAGCTG GACTGAAGAGATGTGGCAAAAGCTGCAGACTGAGGTGGGCCAATTATCTAAGACCTGACATCAAAAGAGGAGAGTTCACTGAAGATGAAGAACTTTCTATCATCTCTCTTCACGCCCTTCACGGCAACAA ATGGTCTGATATAGCTCGTGGATTACCGGGAAGAACCGATAACGAAATCAAGAACTACTGGAACACTCATATAAAAAAACGTTTGATCAAGAAAGGTGTCGACCCGGTTACACACAAGAGTTTGATCTCCGAAACCAGCAAATCAGAAAACCTCCCGGAGATTCTGAATAATCAAAACATTATTCAGAGAACTATATCGAGTAACGATGATCTTGGTAATAATGAGAAGGTCAAGAATGAAGACAAGAAGTCAAGATTATCATCAGCTAGGTTCTTGAACAAGGTAGCAAATAGGGTTGGAAAGAAAATCAATCAGAGTGTTCTCTCGGAGATTATCGGAAGTGGTGGCCCACTCACTACTACTACAAGTGTCACCGTTGACTCTATATCAGATAAGTCAATGAATTTTTCCTTCACACCAACTTCGTATCCTCTCAACCAGATGACCGTTAATGATAACG GGTTTCTGAATGAGCAACATGTCATGATGTTGGAAGAGTCTTGTGTTGAGAACACTAAGTTCATGAATGAACTTACGAGGTTTCTTCAGGAGGATGTGAACAATGACGTCGAGGTGACGCCGGTCTATGAATATCAAGACGATTTCGAAGAGATTGGTAACTATTTTGCATGA